A DNA window from Impatiens glandulifera chromosome 7, dImpGla2.1, whole genome shotgun sequence contains the following coding sequences:
- the LOC124944709 gene encoding putative transferase At4g12130, mitochondrial translates to MHRFRFSVQLSCRYIRRFTSQSTHLENVGTMASLLKSRTVLRFRGPDNVKFLQGLLTNDLRKFEEPVVGEKRLPIPTPNMPTSTIPPVYAAMLTPQGRFLYDFFIYKPSQPHEKLDKTGSGPGTDTRELELYADVDTAVLDELLTSLKKYRLRSKVDIENVGEEYSCWQRYGENHLGSSEEEEEEPEAASVGSGGGVDQIGVAASHGDDLGWQWHKDPRLDCLGFRGIFPSNTTPPLVEANKETDEGNYRLWRVERGVAEGSTDIPKGEAIPLEYNLAGLNAISFDKGCYIGQELIARTHHRGVIRKRLLPLKFVDNEGKEVGEKIAPGAEVIDTSTSTGRKTGNVTTSIGCRGLGILRLDEALKGSNSLAIQGLENIKVQAIIPEWWPSEWYSEYQTQAAVS, encoded by the exons ATGCACCGATTCAGATTTTCCGTTCAATTGTCATGCAGATACATACGGCGCTTCACTAGCCAAAGTACCCACCTCGAGAATGTAGGTACAATGGCATCCCTCCTCAAATCTCGCACTGTTCTTCGCTTCAGAGGCCCCGACAACGTCAAATTCCTTCAGGGCCTGTTAACCAACGACCTACGGAAATTCGAGGAACCCGTCGTCGGTGAGAAAAGATTACCTATCCCGACGCCTAATATGCCCACATCCACGATTCCCCCTGTCTATGCTGCAATGTTGACACCGCAGGGTAGGTTTCTATACGATTTCTTCATATATAAGCCATCTCAACCTCATGAGAAGCTTGACAAAACTGGATCCGGACCCGGGACAGACACGCGTGAATTGGAGCTATACGCGGATGTAGATACCGCCGTGCTGGATGAGCTCTTGACATCCTTGAAAAA GTATCGTTTAAGGTCCAAGGTTGACATAGAGAATGTGGGTGAAGAGTACTCATGCTGGCAACGGTATGGTGAAAACCATCTAGGATcttctgaagaagaagaagaagaaccagAGGCTGCTTCTGTTGGTTCGGGAGGGGGAGTTGATCAGATTGGTGTGGCAGCTTCCCATGGAGATGATCTTGGATGGCAGTGGCATAAAGATCCTAGACTGGACTGTTTGGGATTCAGAGGAATCTTCCCATCGAATACTACCC CACCACTGGTTGAGGCAAATAAGGAAACTGATGAAGGAAATTATCGTCTCTGGAGGGTAGAAAGGGGAGTAGCTGAAGGCTCGACTGACATCCCAAAAG gtGAGGCAATACCACTAGAGTACAACCTTGCAGGTTTAAATGCAATAAGTTTTGATAAAGGGTGCTATATTGGCCAAGAACTCATTGCTCGCACCCATCACCGTGGAGTGATTCGAAAGCGGTTGCTCCCTTTGAAGTTTGTCGATAATGAAGGGAAAG AAGTTGGAGAGAAGATAGCTCCTGGTGCAGAAGTCATTGATACATCAACATCGACTGGAAGGAAAACTGGGAATGTAACAACTTCCATTGGATGTCGTGGTCTGGGCATTTTGCGTTTAGATGAAGCACTCAAAGGGTCAAACTCTCTTGCCATACAAGGACTGGAAAACATAAAAGTTCAGGCCATTATACCCGAATGGTGGCCTTCTGAATGGTATTCAGAATATCAAACACAAGCAGCAGTTTCTTGA
- the LOC124944708 gene encoding LRR receptor-like serine/threonine-protein kinase GSO1, with the protein MGLLKYLTAVLLTLAFYRTPTVCGNAELRALMEIKTSLDPENKHLTSWIMEGDPCSGSFEGVACNEHRKVANISLQGKGLSGKISPAVAELKCLSGLYLHYNSLSGEIPKEIANLTELVDLYLNVNNLSGSIPTEIGNMASLQVFQLCCNHLTGIIPTNIGSIKKLNVLALQHNRLNGSIPSSLGKLVLLERLDLSFNNFSGPIPATLANILPLKLLNVENNTLSGAVPLALKRLVNGGGLHVENNPRLCGIGLRVCTSLDHKPEDPIAGNVDDPSFHVDCNNQTHCRHSLKISQIIVISCVSFVTVSLVVAGFLVFLKFQRKKQKIENISNGSREFSRTQPPAEEEVLNGFKFNLEDVESATQYFSDLNLLGKSSFSTVYKGTLKNGSNVAIKSISGNCCKSEEAELMKGLSLLTSLRNDNLVRLRGFCYSKGRVQCFLIYDFAANGNLSNYLDGSRFILDWPTRVHIINGIAKGIGYLHKSAIVHQNISVEKILLDGSFNPLIMDSGLLKLLADDVIFSALKASAALGYMAPEYVTTGRFTEKSDVYAFGVIILQILSGKRKLTNMMRVAAESSRLEDFVDPNLKTSLLNSEAAKLTEIALFCTHEVPDQRPSIHTVIQELYSK; encoded by the exons ATGGGCTTACTCAAGTATCTGACTGCTGTCCTTCTTACTTTGGCGTTTTACAGGACTCCAACTGTTTGTGGAAATGCGGAGCTGAGAGCTCTAATGGAGATAAAGACCTCTCTCGATCCAGAGAACAAACACTTAACTTCCTGGATCATGGAAGGAGACCCATGTAGCGGTTCTTTCGAGGGAGTGGCTTGTAATGAGCACAGGAAGGTAGCCAATATTTCCTTACAGGGAAAGGGTCTCTCCGGGAAGATTTCACCGGCGGTGGCGGAGCTAAAGTGTTTGTCTGGTCTTTACTTGCATTACAATTCTCTATCTGGAGAAATACCAAAGGAAATAGCAAATCTTACTGAATTGGTTGATCTTTATTTGAATGTAAATAATCTTTCTGGCTCAATACCGACCGAGATTGGTAACATGGCTAGTCTTCAAG TTTTTCAGCTATGTTGTAATCACTTGACTGGAATCATACCCACAAACATTGGATCAATCAAGAAGCTAAATGTTCTTGCTTTGCAACATAATAGATTGAACGGATCAATTCCTTCAAGTCTAGGGAAGTTGGTATTGCTTGAAAGGTTGGATCTAAGCTTTAACAATTTCTCCGGTCCAATTCCAGCAACATTGGCTAATATTTTACCTTTGAAATTATTGAATGTCGAAAACAACACTCTTTCTGGCGCTGTCCCTCTTG CTTTGAAGAGACTCGTAAATGGAGGAGGACTTCACGTTGAGAACAATCCAAGACTCTGTGGCATAGGATTGAGAGTTTGCACTTCATTGGATCACAAACCAGAAGATCCTATTGCAGGGAATGTCGATGATCCAAGTTTCCATGTTGACTGCAACAACCAAACACATTGTAGACACTCTCTTAAGATTTCGCAAATTATTGTCATATCCTGCGTCAGTTTTGTAACTGTCTCCTTGGTAGTAGCCGGCTTCCTGGTTTTCCTTAAATTCCAAAGGAAGAAACAGAAGATTGAAAACATTTCCAATGGATCTCGAGAATTCTCGAGAACTCAGCCGCCAGCCGAAGAAGAGGTCCTGAATGGGTTTAAGTTCAATTTAGAAGATGTTGAATCAGCAACCCAGTATTTCTCAGACTTAAATTTGTTGGGAAAGTCGAGTTTCTCGACTGTTTACAAAGGAACGTTGAAAAATGGATCAAATGTGGCGATCAAGAGTATTAGCGGTAACTGCTGTAAGTCAGAGGAGGCCGAGTTGATGAAAGGTTTAAGCTTGTTAACATCTTTAAGAAATGACAATCTTGTTAGGCTGAGAGGCTTTTGCTATTCAAAGGGTAGGGTTCAGTGTTTCCTTATCTACGATTTTGCCGCCAATGGAAATCTCTCAAATTATCTCGATGGAAGCAGATTTATTCTTGATTGGCCAACTAGGGTTCATATCATCAATGGAATTGCCAAGG GCATTGGGTATTTGCATAAATCAGCTATAGTCCATCAAAACATTTCAGTGGAAAAAATTCTCCTTGATGGGAGCTTTAATCCGTTGATAATGGATTCTGGTCTTTTGAAACTCCTAGCCGATGATGTTATCTTTTCAGCTCTTAAGGCTAGCGCGGCTCTTGGATATATGGCCCCTGAATATGTAACTACAGGTCGTTTTACAGAGAAGAGCGACGTTTATGCTTTTGGGGTAATCATCCTTCAGATTCTTTCGGGGAAACGTAAACTTACAAATATGATGCGGGTTGCAGCCGAATCAAGTAGATTGGAAGACTTTGTTGACCCGAATCTCAAAACCAGCCTTTTGAATTCCGAAGCTGCTAAACTAACAGAAATTGCTCTTTTCTGCACACATGAGGTTCCTGATCAAAGACCAAGTATCCATACTGTTATTCAAGAGCTTTATTCTAAGTAA